Below is a genomic region from Anopheles bellator unplaced genomic scaffold, idAnoBellAS_SP24_06.2 scaffold00171_ctg1, whole genome shotgun sequence.
TATCGTCATTCGCACTGTCCACTATGCCGCTTCGCCATCTTCGTCGTTTCCGGGAACATCGTTGTTTACTCCCGGTTGCGTCTGCTGGATGATCCGCTGGGCAAGCGTCTTTTTGTCGCCGTCTGTCGACAAACCTGTCGACAACGACAGTCGCGAATCAATCCCATCTTAGTGAAATTCTCACACAATTCATTGAACGTCGTCATCTTTCACGGCGTCACTAGCAGGATCAATTTTTGGTTGTTCCCGGACGAGCCACCAAATGTGTTCTTTGTAAAcccagctttgcgcaaatggccTAAAACTGTTTGAAAGTTAATCTTTGGCTTCCAGCACTTGCTTTGACTACTAATATGCCCATctactttgattatttctttgattttatcgacattttcgatgccgtgtctgcctgtgcgaggtgcatatttaacatcgaaaataatgaataatatttaactgaatgaaaataacaaaaaatagtcACAGCATTTTTTAAGTGTGAAGATTCAGCTTGAAAACGAGCATAGACTAGAAAATGTGCGATCGATGCTTCGCgaaatatcgatcactaaagttATCTACcgtaaaaataatggattgaATTTTAGCCTCCTTATATTTTTGTAGTTCTTATGTGaaagttttcatattttttcaaattcattttcataaGAATGTAATTTTTGGTTTACTTcataaagttttcaaattgttttgtaCGTTTCAAGCGAAATTTTTGCACCTTAATCCAAATAGGAAATAgtgaaaaaggatattttgaACGGCTAATCAGAGCACTGTTAAATTTTCTCTACATTCCATTGTCGTTAACTATCTATTAACAACGTTTTTGTCACAAATACAATGTTCTCCTTTCATCACCACCAGAAATGTTCAATACCCTCACTGGAGCAAGAAAACTATACGGACGTCGGCAGGGCTTCAACCGTGTCTGGGCCGGGCTGAAACCATACGTGTTGATTTCTAAAGCAACAGCTGTAGAGGTAGGCATCTAATAGCTcggattttttcgttttatttaattttggtttattcatgaatatctattttgtccCCTCTAAAATAATCCTCTTCAGATTTTatacaatttttcaattatacaattgttttattataCAGCGTTTTCTACAATCCTCAAAGCACTTTctagaaaaacacattttgtgATGTTGTTCAGTTCTTTCTTCGATGTCGTCTTTATCTGCTCAATCGTAGTGTCGTCCTTTTATGGAGGATTGGAGGATTGCGCATAACCTGCAGGTGATATTccttattgaccgttctaccCTGTGGCTAGAATAAAAGATGCACAACgcccctgcaatcgaagaaaattatAAGCAAAACCTTCAGGTTCCACTGAACttggctcttcgtcgttcaAATTTTCTCGGCCTTCTGAGCGCGTTTTAAATCTTCGGTAAACGCTACTTTTGGCcaaaatagcttcaccataagaTACAGTCAACGCTCGGAATGCGTCCGCGTTTTTATCCCACAAActttgatacaaattctttgtCATCTATGTTTTGGAATACACAAACATCGGAGATGAGCCACGTGCAAGTAAaagagctgtcaaaaattaactaAACACTCAAAATTGCCGAACCTGTCACTATTAGTGAACGACAggagtagcaacataacgccacaataaaatcgaaaattgaatatACGTAACCCccggaaattcaaaattcgGAATAATTTTTAAGCACAACTCGTATAATTTAACTTAATAACCTTATTAAAAATCTTTTGCACACCATCTAGAAAATTCTCTCTAGTGGAAAGAACATCGAAAAGGGTCGTGACTACGATCTGCTGAAACCATGGATCGGCAGCGGACTGCTAACAAGTCACGCTGCTAAATGGTACCAGCGCAGAAAACTCCTTACACCATCATTTCACTTCAAAATACTGAACAACTTCGTAGAGGTGTTTAACAAGCAGAGCTTTGTGCTAGTTCGTCAACTAGAAAAGCAACTCGGTAACATAGCTGGCTTTGACTGTACCATTTATGCCACGTTAACCTCCCTCGATATCATTTGCGGTAAGATATATTGTTGTTCGCTACCTGCCACAACTTTGAGTTTATAGACGCAAATTTGTATCCCTTCAGAAACAGCAATGGGATTCCCGATTCACGCACTCGAAAAATCAGACTCAGAGTACGTAAAAGCCCACGAAAAGTATGTAATGTTGTTACGAGCTCTGGTAATTCCAATGTTGAAGTTATTTTATTCACGCTTTTTTGAAACCacgtttgtatatttttttctcaattatAGAATTGCTGAAATTATTCTTGAACGACTGCAAAAGTTTTGGCTTAGGTGGGACTTCATCTTTCGCTTTACTAAGAGCTACGCTCAGCATGAACGCTGCCTGAAAGTATTACACGACTTTGCATACAACATGATACGTGAGCGCCGTAGTATGCACCgccaacagaaaaaatcaacTCCACAAGTCTTCAAAGAGGAAAAACCATTGTTAACATCGAGCGGCAACTATGGTCGCAGGCAACTGGCTTTTCTTGATCTGCTTATAGAACTTTCGGAGGACGGACAGCAGCTCACCGATGCGGATATACGTGAGGAAGTCGATACCTTTATTCTTGGCGGTCATGACACAACCGCTACAGCACTTGCTTGGATGCTGTACCTGCTTGGCACGGAGCCTGCCGTTCAAGAGCGAGTATATCAGGAGATCGAGTCTATCATGGGTAAAGACCGTTCGCGCTATCCGACGATAACCGAGCTGGCCGAGATGCGATACCTGGAGTGTTGCATCAAGGAAAGCCTTCGACTTTTTCCCAGCATTCCGATGCTCTCGCGTACGCTTGTCAGTGACGTCGACATTGAAAATTATCATATACCTGCTGGCACAAATGCCGTTATCATACTTTATCAATTGCACCGAGATGCACATTACTTTCCTAATCCGGAAAAGTTTCTGCCGGAGCGGTTTCTGCCCGAGAACTCCGGCGATCGTCATCCGTACGCCTTTATTCCTTTCAGTGCCGGGCCGCGCAACTGTATCGGCCAAAAGTTTGGTGCTCTCGAAGAGAAGGCTGTATTGTCTGCCGTAATACGTCATTACCACATCGAAGCAGTGCAGCGTCGAGAAGATTTGGTTTTGTATGGTGATTTAGTGATGCGCACCAAGGATGGTCTCAAAATACGCCTCAGCCAACGAAATTAGGACAAGCGTGAAGTACTCGATCAGAAGTGTTTATGATGAATTTGAGCCGCCCGTCTAATTTAATAACTCGCGATGGCTTTAGCGTGTGTGTTTCTCACTGCTCGCTGTAACGGCTCATTCAAAAGTTCTATTTTGCTTCTCGATTCCTTCCTGatggctcgctcgctcttgcCGTTTGGTGGCAGCTCATGTGCTCGAGCTGCCAAGCCCTCTGTTTATGCTGCCCCTCACCAACTCCTGTTGGCCTATTCTATTTCCTTCTTTCGTCGTTGCGTTCGTTCTTCGATACATCCAATGTTGCCGGATTGGTGGAGGCGTCTGAGGTGGGGTATACCGATCCACATTGCTTACTTGCAGCAATCAGCTCTATTTTGCAGTGCTTGTTTGGAAGCTCAATCGTGTGTGTGCCTAACTCAAAGCACAAGCTGAAGATAGCGCGTGTTCACAAATCTGACGGCGCGCCTCGATGGGATACGCCGTTAGCCCGGAGCGCCGTCCCACGAAGGTGATAGTGCTGGGCAGATTGAACAATTGCAGATGCGGGTTTGCGGTACATTATCAATTTACGGACATCGCTTAtataatcaaaataataaataattgtttgaagacgaagaattggtagcattgTTCCAACAAGATCCATGTCAGACGCAAGAataacttgcagaaatgttaggagttgaccgCACTACAGTTTCCAAACGCCTAATTGCCATGtgaatgattagaaaaatcTCATGATTTGAAAGAAATGGACATTGGATGAAGGAAAACTGTTTACGAGTTTCTGTTTGAACGGCACAGCAAGCGTGAACTTGGTGAACTAACATAACTTGTAACTTGCATAGTGCAGGATGTCATTGCATACTTCCTCTACCGCAGGGTGTGCATCTACTATTCGTGCGTCTACTGTAGTCTGTGTGGTGTAATTGTATGGATATGTTATATCGGCAAAGCAGGCCAAGACCACTCGGCGGTAGTAGTcggataagtaagtaagtacTACGCTGTTCGATAAGTTTGGAACctggataagaaaaacacaattttatggtttgaaatacatcTGATTGTTACAATAAGTTTGCTTGTAATGTCTGACTGTCGGGCTACACGATGTGCAAATATATTTTCTGGCCTCTCTATATACACTGCTTTTCACAATGATAgcctcacccgtttttttttcagactgaggctaagataaaacgaCGAACTTATTTTTTGTAAATGAGAAATCAATTAGtattgcaaaagaaataataccCATTGATTGGTttatcgaaataaaaattattttgacttagggagccaaaaaacgataaaacggccAAATTATAGCCTCATTTGTAAACGTCAATCTTAATCCAGTCCTACTAACAGTAGTTGAATTGTCAAGTAACTGAGCTTTTAAACGTCAGTAGTCTCGTAATTTTTCGGTAGtcaattggccattttgatcAAAAATAGGTCGTGGAACTCATTTAGGAGAAGGCGAAAAGAGGACAATTGAAGCGTACCATAGTGTTGGGAAGTCAAATCGTGAAATAGCCTCATTACTAAGACGATCTCCAAAGGTTGTCAAAATTACTTGAAAGATCCATTTGAAAATGGGACTCGGAAGTCATCTGGACGGCCAAAACTACTCAACCCTCGAGATGAACGAAGAGTAGTTAAAGCTCCGTCGAACACAACGAAAAATTGTTGGcgtattaaaaatgaattgcACATGAATGTTAGGTATGCTACAATCTGGAGAACTCTTAGTGCCTCTGTAAGCATTGTCAGATAATCAAAGAGATAAAATTCAGTAATCAAGAAACACCACAAAGCACCACGATCGTAATTTGCGAATGAGCATATGTCATGGAAAGATGAATGGAATTATGTAAGCTATCCATTCATTGAGTTTTCCAAAATTGGAGTTTTTTTAAGTTTAGGTCGTTTGAAGTgacgaaaagaaattcaatcttAATGGGCCGGATGGTTTTTGCCACTACTGGCGAGATTTGAGACGGGAACCTCGTTGTTCTAGACGACAGAATTATGGCGGAGGTTCCCATATCATATGGGGTGCGTTTAACAGCCAAGCTAAATGTAATTTAACAATCGTTCCTTCACGAATGAACACTGAAGGGTATATAGCTATTCTGGAGAGTAATTTGAAGCCATACCTGCATCGTTTCAACCACCACTAGCTAACTTTTCAGCAGGATAATGCAACTCCCCATGCAAGTAGGACAACAAAAACTTACTTGGATCATTTAggagtaaatttaatgatcTGGTTGGCTGTTTCTCCAGATGTCTATACCTTATTGAGGATGTTTCGGGAATTCCAGTTCGACAGATCTATGCGAATTGCAAGCATTACGAAAATATACAGACGCTTGAAGAGGCGATTAGAAATGCTTGGCGTTCCCTGTCGATGAACGTGCTAAAGAACTTATTCGAAAGTATGCCAAAACGTATATTTCAAGTAATAAATCGTAGTCCAGCGATTGTTAAAACATcacaattttcattcatttttacagGGTGGGCCTATTTTCTTGAACAATACGTAATGAAGCtatcatttggaaacagccgtTTAATCATTTTTTGGCTACCTAAGtcaaaaaaatttatttcgaaaaaccaaacaatggatgACAGATGCGATGTTGCGTCTccgatttgcttgcgtcgtacgttctgtgttcctgcatgaaacaAGAAATTTCTAGCTGGAGGGCTACAATAGACGTAACGTAATGGTTTTGACATTACGGATTAATgacaaactgctgcgcttttgtcaaaacgtttacggctcggccgaggcgtaaacccaaacgtaaatactttttgcatacgctttgtttataaacaaaggataatttaagttcttatttgctggtatagcaacaaaatcgaaaaaagcagaaaacaatgttcagaaatcaattgatttctcttctatttctattttctcggaccaaaaacacgaacgtgaacacgtttgacatttcgtttttatatttttgctgccgcacgaagcgtaaacagtttgacattaataattaattttgcgccagttttcacgcttcgtgtagcgccaCAGTATTAATTTTCCAGGTTCCGGAGTCTGCAATCCCCTTTCGTTGTCGATTACAATNNNNNNNNNNNNNNNNNNNNNNNNNNNNNNNNNNNNNNNNNNNNNNNNNNNNNNNNNNNNNNNNNNNNNNNNNNNNNNNNNNNNNNNNNNNNNNNNNNNNttttttagctctaaaatctgggtgcgcgttacacaagggtagtaaaaatgttgtctcctctaaacatacaaatgtgcccttttaggtacatattttagggtattattgaatgaattattaaatgaaacatttgttaggaatataattatccatacaatattgttacgGGTAGTGTTAGGTAAATGTAGGAATAGGTTTAGAATAGGTAGTGTTAGTGTTAGATTAGAAATTAAGTAGGAATAAGAAATGTGTATAATAAAACGGCACTCTCGATTTGATATCGCCTgagtaaacacgtgttcgagttcgatcacataattGGCGCAGCCGTACGGAGTCGGTTGAGTGTTAGTCAGTGATAACAGTGGAGGaaacacgaacaaaaaaatcgtgttTAAAGTGATTCcgagaaaatatttaatacaGATATTTAATCATTCGTGGCATGTAGACATTTTGTCGCCGCGGAGTTGAGGATCCCCCCGCAGACTACACCTGGAGAACCAGCATCGTCAGCCCGGCTTACGCTACCACGACAGCAAAAACCGCGTATAATCTgttttcattgcttttgcaaatcgattgcgcactaccagatagacgcatCGATAAccgcactaccagatagacggAAGCAATTTGTAGTGGAAACTGTGTAGCGGAATTCACGTGCTTAAAGCCACTATAAGATAGAGTTTTAGCACAAAAATcgcaaataattttttttttctcattgctTTTGCAAGCCGAttgcgcactaccagatagacgcatCGACAACCGCACTACTAGATAGACGGAAGTAAATTGCAGTGgaaataattatattattcGCGTCCAGATAGATGAAAAGAGTACGTGTTTAAAGCCACTACAAGATAGAGCTTTAGCATTCGTTTCACACAGTGTTCACAGTTCGAAACCgtgattgaaaacataataatttcgtctagtgaagaaaaaacggtatTAGAAATAACGGTACGCTGGAATATGTAATGGAGTATCTCCAACAGTCCACTTCAATAGCTAACGATATTTCGACAGTGTGTTAGTGAACTGCAGATCGAAAACGAGCAGCTGAGACCGCAGCGCACGATCTGAACGCACATTACCTTTTTGTAACCCTTTAATGTCACGGGCACCTACAGAAAAAAGCGCTCTGAAAAAAGCACGAGGTTTTCTGAGCggaggaaaaaataataattgccaaTCATCAGATTCCGAAGAGAGCATCGCTTCAATTGAATCAGCTGACCTTGCTCACATCCCCATCCAAAATCCTCCCGATTTGGAAATTCTTTctttgaaagaaagaagcgaaatggatcaaatttgtagccaaatgcaaataatgatggACATGATGTccgaattaaaaaacaagcaacaacagcaggacaCATTACtccaaacttttcaatcacgTTTGGATAATGTCACAGGTGTAATACCTGTGGCATCCGCAGAATCAagcgcaccaacacaagcgCATCCGACAGCCAACTTCGAACAGCTATTCAAAATACCCGACCcgattaaaatgttgcccgtGTTCGacggcaacacaaaacaactcaACGCTTGGCTTGCAACCGCCGAGGAAACGTTGAACGTTTTCAGGCAGCACGTTACACCGCTGCAATACAAAATGTATGCCACTGCTGTGACAAATAAAATCCAGGGCAAAGCTAGGGACATAATTTGCCTTGCAGGGACTCCGGACGATTTCGATCGAGTAAAGGAAGCTCTGATAAACGctcttggcgatcgccaagaaTTATCAACCTATAAATGCCAACTCTGGCAGTGTAGAATGACCGAGGGTATGAGTATTTCAAAATACTACAATAATTCCAAGACGATTATACAAAGCATTAAAATCTTGGCTAAACAAAATGAGAAATACAAGAATGTCTGCGGTACGaataaagtaacaaaaaaaggcaaaatggACCTATTTAACGGAAATTTCAaacctttttcgttttatgttttgaaatttcatACTTATTTTGACGGTTTAATAGGATCTGAAACACTTGCAAAGCTAAAAGCACATATCAACTACAAAAAGGAGACAATATCAATCGGtaatattttgtttccgtACGATAAATACTTTCCCGCAAAAAAACTATAATCCCATAACATATTGATTGAAACGACAGTTAATGGTGACTGGTTTGTCCCAACATATCAAAAACTTTGCAGAAGTGTTGTTATCGAGCCAGGCTTGTACAatgccaataacaacaaaacaatgacaaaagttttaagcTCCAGTAAAACAGCACCCgtcattggaaaattgaatttaaatattaacaattttgaaacaatctcTCCTATTTCGATCCatccagaaaacgaaataacgagTAGAACACTAAATGAGTTAATACGTACCCGTCACTTATCAaagttagaaagagagaagctcTTCGAGGTAATATTGAAACACCAAAATGTTCTCCTTCGCcacaatgaaaaattaactgcCACTACAGCCATTAAACACAAGATAATAACTTCCGATGAAAGTCCAATTTACACAAAGACCTACCGTTACCCACATACTTTCAAAAAAGATGTGGAGGAACAAATTAAAGAATTGCTCGAGAATGAAATCATCCAACACTCCAATAGCCCTTACTCCTCACCAATTTGGGTTGTTCCCAAGAAAGCAGACGCATCGGGGAAACGGAAGGTACGCGTCGTCATAGACTACAGGAAGTTGAACGAAAAGACAGTTAGCGACAAATTCCCTATACCTCAAATCGAAGAGATACTGGATAACCTTGGAAAATCAATGTATTTTACAACCCTAGACCTAAAATCAGGTTTCCATCAAATCGAAATGGACCCCAAACATCAAGAAAAAACAGCTTTCTCTACAACGATGggacattttgaatttttaagaATGccttttggtttgaaaaacgCACCTGCCACGTTTCAGCGTGCAATGAAGAGCATACTACACGACTATATAGGCActatttgctttgtttatttagaCGATATCATCATTATTGGGAAAAATTTAACAGAACACGtaaaaaatattgccaaaattCTAAACAGACTTTctgatttcaatttaaaaatccAACCCGATAAATGcgaatttatgaaaaaagaaaccaacttCCTAGGACATGTCATCACCACCGATGGCATCAAGCCAGAccccgaaaaaataaataaaatacaggACTGGAAGCTCCCAGAGAACcagaaggaaatcaaacagtTTCTGGGACTAGTAGGCTATTATAGACGATTTATAAAGGACTACTCGAAAATAACCAAACCTcttatgaaatatttgaaaaaggaccaaaagatcgatcgaaaggatcatGACTTTAATGCAGCATTTAAGAAATTaaaggaaataataatttctgATCAAATTTTAGCATATCCCAATTTTGAACTCCCTTTCATTTTAACGACAGATGCTAGTAGCTATGCATTGGGAGCAGTTCTTTCTCAAATTATTGATAATGTAGAAAAACCTATCGCCTTTGCTAGCCGCACtctaaacaaaacagaagccaaCTACTCTAcaacagagaaagaagctCTGGCTATAATATGGGCAGTAACGAAATTTAAACCATACCTTTATGGCAATAAATTCACCCTTGTAACAGATCATAAACctcttatttttataaaaaactctcacaaaaatgcaaaattaataAGATGGCGTCTAGAGTTGGAAAGCTATGACTACGATGTCACCtataaaacaggaaaaaccaaCGTTGTGGCTGATGCACTCAGCAGGAAAATTGAAGCCAACCCAAACATACTAGAAAGTTCAGATGAAGCGTCAGTACAAAACAATGGTCATTCTTCTTCAATCGACACTGTACATTCAGCCAACACATCCGATGATCACTACATGCATTTTACAAAACGACCTATCAATAGCTACAGAAaccaaataattttcaaaatagcTTTGACTTTGACTCAGTCgtcaaagaaaatatttttccaaactACAAGAGGACAACCATTTGCTCGAATACGTTCGATAACGCGAAAATAACTCATTTCCTAAAGGAATtttcaaatggaaaacaaaatgctttGCTAGCACCGGAAAATCTATTCAATGTAATCGAAGAAGTTCATAGGGAACACTTTTGCAGTTCAAATTGTCATTTTGTGTTGACTCAAAACATGGTCGAAGACGTGATTTACGAAACACG
It encodes:
- the LOC131214187 gene encoding cytochrome P450 4c3-like, which produces MFNTLTGARKLYGRRQGFNRVWAGLKPYVLISKATAVEKILSSGKNIEKGRDYDLLKPWIGSGLLTSHAAKWYQRRKLLTPSFHFKILNNFVEVFNKQSFVLVRQLEKQLGNIAGFDCTIYATLTSLDIICETAMGFPIHALEKSDSEYVKAHEKIAEIILERLQKFWLRWDFIFRFTKSYAQHERCLKVLHDFAYNMIRERRSMHRQQKKSTPQVFKEEKPLLTSSGNYGRRQLAFLDLLIELSEDGQQLTDADIREEVDTFILGGHDTTATALAWMLYLLGTEPAVQERVYQEIESIMGKDRSRYPTITELAEMRYLECCIKESLRLFPSIPMLSRTLVSDVDIENYHIPAGTNAVIILYQLHRDAHYFPNPEKFLPERFLPENSGDRHPYAFIPFSAGPRNCIGQKFGALEEKAVLSAVIRHYHIEAVQRREDLVLYGDLVMRTKDGLKIRLSQRN